TAAAAGAATATTCGCAGGAATTAAAGTGAGAACCAGAATTGTAACCGGTTTATAAATTTTCGAGAGCCAAGGATATTTCTTCCAAAGATTTGACGATAAATCGGATTGAATGAGTTTCGGGCTGGTTTTTACAAACGTTTCGGAAGAATCCTGATTCTCCCCGAGATAAGACGCCAATCTAAGTATTTTAGGAATTGCTAATGTTTTTTCGGATATCGATTTTACGATCGATTGTCTCTGTAAAACATTCTCCCTTTGAAAATCGGAAGGTGATTCATTCGGGTCCAGCAAGGAGATTAGCTTTTGTTCCGAATTCGTAGTAAACGTCGTATCCAACCAAGAAAACAAACCGGTTTCACGAAAAAGATCCAAATCCCTGGCAAGAGGAGAAATACTTTCTAAGGAAACACGAGTTCCGTATTTTTTTCCAAAACCCTTGATCTTGATTCTCGCGACTTCTCTTTCTAAAACGAATTGCCAGAGACGAATCCGTTCTCTGGAAGAAAGAGTTTTCTTATATCTTCTTACAAAAAAGAAAAATATAAAAAGAATCAGCAAGGAAGGAAGATAGAATATCGATTCTGTTCTAAGATAATAAAGAACGGAAACCCAAAGAACGAAGGCCGAGAAAAAGAGAAGTCGAAATAAGGAAAGTTTTGAGAGAAGGCTGGAAACCCGGTCGTGAAGTCGTTTTAATTTTCCGCTCCTACGCTCGAGCAATACGATCTTAGAGGAAGAAGTCATCCTGTAAGAGAGTTGATATTTTCATAGTGTTCGTTTTCTCGTTTATAAATCTCAAAATCCAACAAACGAACCAAAGATCCGAGGTCTGGCATTACCCAACGAGAGACGAGTTTTCCCCGTTCCTTTCCTTTGATCTTATCCACATATACGTATCCGAACAGATCCGTGCCGTATTCGTAGGCGACGAATCTTCCTGTTCTTTTACCAGTGTTGTTGATCAACCGAATCTGCATTTTTTTGCAATTTTACCGTTTTGGGAAAAATCGTACAAGAAAAAAAATACTCAAGTATTTTCCAATTTCAGCGATATGTAGTTTAGGGAGTCAATTGCTTTCTCAAGGATGAGAACGAGGCAAGCTCCTAATACATAAAACTCGAACCAAACCAGAAAGTCGCATGGAGGCGCAAAATGTTTTACCCAGAAATGGATCCCGAACTGAAAAGTTCCTTTCTCTCAATCGGCAAAACCACCGCAAATCTCGTAAACAACACAATTCTCCCTCAATCCGGGTTAAAAGCCGGCGCCTTACTCAATTCCGCCCAAATGGAAAAGTTAAAAGAAATCCGTAAGCGTAGATTTCAATCCAGCGAGTGGAAGAATTTTCTAAAAGACTGAACAGGAAAAATAATCCCGCTCAATTTTATCTCGAACGGACTTGAAGTCCGATTTCAAGTGATTTTTGCTGCGAAAACTTTGTCGGTAGAAATACAAAGACGGATTTTACGACCAACGAAAGTCGGAGTTTTAGAAATCGGATCTGAAATTCTTTCGAAGATCCTTTAAAACAAAAAAGCCTGCTAAATTAGCAGGCTTTTTCTTTGGTACGAAATACTTGTTTAGTATTTCGTTTTGGTAGAAGGCATCTTCACATTGAGAATTACATCCACCTTTGTAACATCGCCTTCTCTTACACTGATCATCGAATTGTTGAGATTCAGATCCTCTGCAAAAGAAGCCTTGATTTCGTAATCGCCAGGCTTGAGATTTGTGAACCAAAAATTTCCTTCGCTGTCCGTATTCAATTTTTGAATCCCGGTAACGCTGGAGATCGTCGGCATAAAAATCGGCTGATTGATCACAGGGTTGTCCAAGGTCTTGTAAAAAACCTTTCCCTGAATCGCTCCAAAACCGCTCATCGAAGCGTTGATCGCAAGTTCGTTCTTCTTATTTGGAAGAACGGCAAAAGTCTCTTGGATCTCGGGATAATCATCCGCCTTGATCGTAATCTTATGAACACCGGCAGGCACCTTGCTCAAATTGATCGTATAAATATTTCCCGGAATCAGCTGCCCCTGTCTTTTTACCGCACCCCAAAAATTAGATGGAGAAGCGGAAACTGAAGAAGTAAATTCTTGATCGTCGATAAAGACTTTTACGTTACGATTTCCTTTTCTTTTCTTCTTCGCAAAGATCAAAACATCCGGAGGAAGATCGGAAAGTCCGTAAGCACGATCTTGAATGATCGTCGTTTTCAAAACCAGATCCCCTCTTTCATTTGTAGGAACCACGGGAGGTTCTTGCGGAGTTACTACTGGTTGAACTGGATCAGGTTTCACAGGATCGGTATCCGGTTCCACAGATGGAGGCGGAGGTTTTGGAGGATCGACCGGCTTCGGAGGTTCCGGATTCTTTTTACCGGAAAGAAAAATTCCCGACGCGTTTCCTGAAATTTGCGGAACCTGCTCGTGCTGAAACTTCTTCGCCATCTGAACCGTTTCATCTTTGGATTTGAAGAAGGCTTCTAAAGCGGTAACAACGTTATCTTTGTTTAAGTCGGCGGTACTCAGAGCTCTACCGAAGTTATAAGTAAAAATACCGTGGTTGATACTTCCACCGACTTCGATCGCAGTTTGGTTATCGTCCGCCGAAGAAATGATCGCTTTGTCTTGAAAGAAAAAGTCTTCGGAATCTTGTTTTACAGTTCCGTTGCTTCCGTCAGGAATCGGAACATCGGCCGAACCTCTGGTTGCCTTCCCTTTCTTAGCGATACCGCCTGAAAAACAACAGTCAAAGATAAATACCGTTTTAGGAGATTTTACTTTTTCTAAGTATTTGTTTAACTCATCGTCCTGGAGGTGAGGCCGATCATAACAGATGATCAAGTTTCTCATTCCGTTTTTTGCGGACGCGTCTCTTTGAAAGGCACCATGACCTGAGAAATAAAGAAGAACGGTGTCATCATCGCCCGCTTTTTTTCCTAAGGCTTTGATCTCTTTTTCAATATTATCCTTTGTTACGTCTTTACCGAGGATAATTTTTACCTCGTCGAAATTTCCGACTCTTCGAATTTCATCGTTCAAATACTTTGCATCTGCTTCGCAAAGATTGAGTTCCGGAATTCCTGCTTTATTTCCGGTATAGTTCGAACCGAAAATGAGCCCGTATCTTTTTTGTGCAAATGCATCCGTTGCAAAAAATAAAATCAAACAGACGCTGATTGCCGATAGCTTGGATTTCAAACCTGGCCTCCTGGGATGATTGAGAATGGAATCAGGGTAACAAAAGAAATCCTTTTGTCATTATTTTTTTACGGAAAGAATTCTTTCTTAAGAATTTAGGAAAGAATTTTCCATTTCAAAAAGAGACTAAATTTTTTGAAATTCTAAGAAACCGGGAAAGATTTTTTATGGATGTAACTTTTTATGTCCGCGTTTATAAAAAAGGGAATATTATTTGATACTCGTTTTATTCTCTTTTTTACGAATGAGTTCAGTTGAATTTATTTCCTAACAATAGACAAAATCAACTGTTAGAATCGGTTACGCATTGGAAATGGAAAATGCCTAAGAGATGAGGAAACGGTCCTTTTGAAAAAGGACCTGTTCCCAAAATTGAAAAGAAGATTAGAGTTCGTGTTTGTATCCGACACGATATTGAGTTCCACCCAATACAATCGGATAGGAAGGAGACGGAGCCAAACTCACAAGTCCACCTGCGGATTGTGTGTGACCGGTTCCTAATTTTTCAGAATAAAGAGTTTCTGCTTCCATAAAAACATAACCTTTTTCTGTAACTCTTGTCTGTGCACCGACCAACCAGTTGGGAGCAAATCCGCCAACGCTGAAACGTACGTCTTCCCATACTGCGGAAGGAGAGGTTCCATCGGCCACCAAATTTGCAATCGTAGAAGGCGCGCCGAGCATCACCAATCCGTCATGTAGTGTTCCAGAATTGTTTGAACCCGATAAACTCCATCCACCTTTGAAATAGTGAAAGCCGCCGCCTATATAAACGGAAGTATCTTCGGAAACGGAGGCTTTGATTCCAAAGTTTACGGGAATCTGAACCGCATTGTAATCCCAAACTATATCATAGAATTTGAATCCAAGAGCTTTTGCTTCCGTATCTCCGCCCATTACCTTTCTTGTATAGTTAGCCGCGATTCTAATAAAGAAATTTTTTCCGAGATCGCGTTCATAACCTGCCGAAAAAACAAGACCGGACATCGCCCCACTATGTTTTACGTTGATCATCCCTGCCGTAGTATTTTCCAGTGTTTGGAGACGATTTTCAGGGATCACTGCTCTTCGAGTCGCAACGCCGGGTGAACCGTCGGTTGCCGTAACGGGATAATAGTTCGCCGCGTCCAAACCATCTTTCTCGATCGTTCCACCTAACTGGCCCAAATCAAACTGCATCCCAAGACTACCAAAGGCGTATGACTTTGCGCTCACGCCCTGTGTTGAGAAGATCACAGCGAATACGATCCCCGCTTTAATAAAATTTTGAAACATTCAGATACTCCTATTTTTATTCAACTCGATTGTTTTATCAAAAAGAAAACCATATTGCACAGATCCCTTTTACTACGGGTAAAGCTTGGAAATTTAATAAGCGAAGTCAAACACGTTTTAAAGACGTTTATTTTTAATATCATTTCAAAAAGCTTACGTCATGAATTAAAGAAACATTATATACTAATAATTTAAAACGATTGTGATTTTAACTTTGCCTTAACTGATAACAGTTTTCATCTAAATAACGAAACAAAGCCATAAATTCAGAAATGATTTTTATTTTTCGAATCGAAGAGAAAGATCAATTGATCGTCCTATAAAACAAACGAATACGAGCAGGAATGGAATCTTTATTTGTATGCTATCGAACATACAGACAACAAAGAGGAATAAAACCAATGCAGTATTTGAAACGGAATGCTTATAAATTTAGAAGAGTCGACAATTTGATAAAACGGATGACTCAAAAAGAATTCGATTTCTGAAAACTTCATAAATAGAAAGAGCATTCGTTACAAAAAGTGGAATATCTCAGTTTGTACTGCATGACTTATGGGTTCAGAAAGAATTCTGAGATTGATAGAATCCTAAATTGGATCCGTAAGGCATGGAAATTCTAAGTAATGATCCGGATTGAACCAGATTGAAAAGACAAGTCCGTTTGTTCCAGAGAATTCTATTTTGATTCTTCTAAAATAAAAAACCCGGAAAGATTTCTCTTACCGGGTTCCATTACTAAAGAGCTGAGCTAAAAATGATTATTTAGATAACCATTTCATCATACTTCTCAATTTTTTACCGACCGATTCGATCGGGTGAGCCGCATTTTTTTCTCTCATATTCTTAAAGTTTGGATAACCTGCTTTTGTTTCGGCCATCCAGTTGTTTGCAAATTTTGCGCCCTTATCTTTTTGAATATCGTTAAGAACTTCTTTCATTCTTTGTTTTACGCCTGCGTCGATCACTCGAGGACCGCTGACGTAATCTCCGTATTCCGCAGTGTCGGAAATGGAGAATCTCATTCTTGCGAGACCGCCTTCGTAGATCAAATCGGTGATCAATTTTACTTCGTGAAGACATTCAAAGTATGCGATCTCAGGATCGTAACCCGCTTCCGTCAAAGTTTCAAATCCCGCCATGATCAAGTTCGAAAGACCTCCGCAGAGAACGACTTGTTCTCCGAAAAGATCCGTTTCGGTTTCTTCGCGGAAAGAAGTTTCTAAAATCCCAGCGCGTCCCCCGCCTACTCCGGCAGCGTGTGCGAGAGCTCTTTTCTTAGCTTCTCCCGTAGAATCTTGATAGATTGCGATCAAACAAGGAACTCCGCCACCTTCGGTGTAAACTCTTCTTACAAGGTGACCTGGTCCTTTCGGAGCCACCATGTAAACATCCACATCTTTTGGAGGTTGGATAAAATCGTAATGAATGTTAAACCCGTGAGAGAAAACGAGCGCATCGCCTTTTTTCAGATTCGGTTCGATGTCTTTTTTGTAAAGATCCGCCTGAATCGTATCCGGCGCTAAAATTTGAATGATGTCTGCTTTTTGAGAAGCTTCCGCGACGCTATATACTTCGAAACCGGCGTTTTTCGCGTCCTGTACTGATTTGGATCCTTCTTTCAGACCGATAATAACTTTGAGTCCGGAATCCTTCATGTTTTGAGCCTGGGCGTGTCCCTGGCTTCCGTAGCCGATCACTGCAATGGTTTTACCTTTGAGTGAACTTAAATCACAATCGGCGTCGTAATAAATATTTGCCATTTTCCCTTTCCTCGAGTGTTCCTTTTTACTAAACATTTGAAAAAGGGTAGAATGACAACTGAAATAAACAGACGTATTCTCTTCAAAAGAGCCCGTTTGTAAGAATCGAATTCTCTTTTTTAGAAAGATATTTCTCCTTCCAAAAACAAAATCAAAACGGAATGTACTCGCTTCCAGGTTCTTGAAAGAAAGCGGTTTTCATTTTAAAATCTTAGAATCGATTTTAAAAATTATGTATCATAGGAATTTAAGAAAGTAAGGAAGCTGCTTTTCCCGATCACGAATGAGTTTCTCTAAAAAACAAAAATCAAAGACATTTGAGAAGAATTCACTTCTTTGCAAACAAAGTGATTCTTCC
This is a stretch of genomic DNA from Leptospira tipperaryensis. It encodes these proteins:
- a CDS encoding caspase family protein, giving the protein MKSKLSAISVCLILFFATDAFAQKRYGLIFGSNYTGNKAGIPELNLCEADAKYLNDEIRRVGNFDEVKIILGKDVTKDNIEKEIKALGKKAGDDDTVLLYFSGHGAFQRDASAKNGMRNLIICYDRPHLQDDELNKYLEKVKSPKTVFIFDCCFSGGIAKKGKATRGSADVPIPDGSNGTVKQDSEDFFFQDKAIISSADDNQTAIEVGGSINHGIFTYNFGRALSTADLNKDNVVTALEAFFKSKDETVQMAKKFQHEQVPQISGNASGIFLSGKKNPEPPKPVDPPKPPPPSVEPDTDPVKPDPVQPVVTPQEPPVVPTNERGDLVLKTTIIQDRAYGLSDLPPDVLIFAKKKRKGNRNVKVFIDDQEFTSSVSASPSNFWGAVKRQGQLIPGNIYTINLSKVPAGVHKITIKADDYPEIQETFAVLPNKKNELAINASMSGFGAIQGKVFYKTLDNPVINQPIFMPTISSVTGIQKLNTDSEGNFWFTNLKPGDYEIKASFAEDLNLNNSMISVREGDVTKVDVILNVKMPSTKTKY
- a CDS encoding porin OmpL1, which produces MFQNFIKAGIVFAVIFSTQGVSAKSYAFGSLGMQFDLGQLGGTIEKDGLDAANYYPVTATDGSPGVATRRAVIPENRLQTLENTTAGMINVKHSGAMSGLVFSAGYERDLGKNFFIRIAANYTRKVMGGDTEAKALGFKFYDIVWDYNAVQIPVNFGIKASVSEDTSVYIGGGFHYFKGGWSLSGSNNSGTLHDGLVMLGAPSTIANLVADGTSPSAVWEDVRFSVGGFAPNWLVGAQTRVTEKGYVFMEAETLYSEKLGTGHTQSAGGLVSLAPSPSYPIVLGGTQYRVGYKHEL
- the ilvC gene encoding ketol-acid reductoisomerase — encoded protein: MANIYYDADCDLSSLKGKTIAVIGYGSQGHAQAQNMKDSGLKVIIGLKEGSKSVQDAKNAGFEVYSVAEASQKADIIQILAPDTIQADLYKKDIEPNLKKGDALVFSHGFNIHYDFIQPPKDVDVYMVAPKGPGHLVRRVYTEGGGVPCLIAIYQDSTGEAKKRALAHAAGVGGGRAGILETSFREETETDLFGEQVVLCGGLSNLIMAGFETLTEAGYDPEIAYFECLHEVKLITDLIYEGGLARMRFSISDTAEYGDYVSGPRVIDAGVKQRMKEVLNDIQKDKGAKFANNWMAETKAGYPNFKNMREKNAAHPIESVGKKLRSMMKWLSK